Sequence from the Tenrec ecaudatus isolate mTenEca1 chromosome 6, mTenEca1.hap1, whole genome shotgun sequence genome:
CCGGGAAGAGCCAATGCAATGTAATGGGTTATTTGGATGGAAGGAGCCTGCAGCCTGAATTGCGCACAGGAGGAAGCAAGGATGTGTTGGTCAAAATATCCCCCCCCATCCCTCCAAGCCTCTCAGAACCTCGGCACCCTGAACAGCAAGCAGCAGTCACTGTGGAGTCAGGCAGCCTCTTAGGCAAAAATGTTGGTAATAAAATCCAGGAATCGCTTAGCATACTGCTCAGGATGGACAGTagagatctctgctccagcctgtgagaggagggagggaacaatGTGGCTGGCCATCCCActgcacctcccccaccccacccgaccACCCACACTCTCTCGCTCCTTAAGGAATGGTGCAGGAGAGGCAAGGCTCTGGGGGAAACCCTCACCCCATGCTTGACTGTCTTGGCTGCATGAGCTGCTTTCTTCTTAGCGTCATATTGTGTCAGGATGTCAATGAGACCCATGAAATACACCTCCTTCTGGGGGGCCCCTGGCAAGGAAGACCAACAATGAAGGGCAGAGATGGCGTGGATTTCCCTGGCCCAGGAACCGAGGTTGACTCACGTGGGACAGCCCTCCACACCCCTAGAGTTTTCAGGGTGTCTCACCCTCAGCACTTCGGATGGCGTAGACATCGATGAAGGACTCAAACTCTCCAGGGCCCAAAGGCCGATGGGAATGGATGTAGCCGCCAATGCCCTCAGGGGAGGTGCCATAGGAACCCACCACAGCAGCAGGTCCAGTCAGGCCACAGTCTCCCTCCCCCTCGGCCTCTTCCTCCCGGGCAGGCCCCTCCTCTTCTGGCTCAGAGCCCCGGATGATGTCGTGGATGCCCAGCAGAAGGCTGTAGTCCATGATCTTCAGCTGTACTAGGAACTGAGACCACTGACCATCAGACACCCACCCCTCCCTTTTCACACCCAGGCACCACCCTTGCACTTCTACCAGTGACATTCAGAGCCGTGGCGGCATTGTGGGGATGTgagggctgctcaccgcaaggtgggcaggaggaagataaggctttctgttcctgtaaagagttccaggctGGGAAACCCACTACCCTACCCTGCAagggtgccatgagtcagaagtgacttgatggcagtgagtctgatttgGGGGTTTTCCCAGGGAATGGATGATTATTGAGGTTTGAGTACCCCATCACCCTTTagtgcctaaaggtcctggaagATCATCCTTTTAGCTCATTcctacccacccccttccacaggCTAGCCTTGGCGGGGGGTTATGTCTCACAGCCACCTCCCCTCACACAGAGGCTCTGAAGAATAAAGGAAAGGGGACACACTCCCTTATAGTGCACATGGGAAAGACATCTGccctgtggggcaggggaggACAAAAAGGGCAGAGAGCCATTCCCAGAACACCCCAGTCATCACCTCCACATCTCTCTTGAGCTTCTCTAGAAAAACTTTCTTCTCTTCTTCACCAATATAAACTTTCTGGTTCTTGTTGAGAAAGTCCATATCCTTAAGGGTGGGCAGCTCTTTAACCTAAGAATAGGTCAAGAGAGCCTTAGAATATACATACCTCTTTTGCAAGGTCTCAGAGAACCCTACCTCCAACTCAGCGGCCACTAGAAGAGACCTTACTCCTCTCGCCTTGGTTCCACActttgaggtgccctagcgtcCATTACCGCCAATGGTTTCCCAGACCTGCCAGGCACTGCAGCTGTGACCTAGGTCACAGCCCACTACACTCTACTCAAGATCCCCCATGCTGACTTCTCATTCCTCTTACAGAAAATCAGCTAAGACGACTTGAAAAGAAGAGTCTAGAATTGGAGTTCTTAAATTCTGGCATCCTCACCCATCCCCAAACGTTCCATATGGGGTAACGCATGCCCACAACAAAACAGctgttccctttgcccatctctaaCAAGTCTTTTTCCTCCAATAGCTTAAGAGAAAAACAAACTGTTGATGATTCCTAACCCTTAATGGAGAAGAGTATCTTCATGCTAAGAAAATCCGCTGTCCCCAAGCCCTCACTCCACTGCCTAAAATGAGAATCACCTTTTCCTTATCGCTGGCTTCCCGGGACACTAGCGACCCCTGTGGAGAGAGCCAAAAACCAAATCAGCAGAAGCAGTTAGAAGACCAAGACCCAGTTCCCAAGACAACCTCTCAAACCTCCCAACGCTCCCCTTCCCACAGGCCCTTCCCCAGTCTCAGGTCACCAGAAGCCTCCCCTCTGGCCCCCGTGATCCAATCCTGACCTTGAGGTCATACTTCCTATGCACAGGAAGGCGGTGGCTAAACATGTTGCGCATGACAAGCATGTAGCAGTCTTCGTTGTCCACGCTGACTCGGTACATCCCCAGGAACTGGGGGAGCAGGGTGTTGCCATGGCACTTCACAATGTActgtgagggaggaggaaaaatgggaGAGGGTTAGGGCAGACGCACAAACAGCCAAGGTGTGGGAACTCAAACACCACCATGCCAGAGTGGGGCAGAAAACCCAAGGAGAGCGGTTACACGGCGATTTCTGACTGGCCACAGGGTTTCTGAAGGTCACCTCTTCttattcaatccatttctcaaagTCCCATCTCTCATTCCATTTCTTAGCATTGagatggggaaggggaggagtCTTTGCAAGGGATCTGTCTTTGCCAGAAGTCACAGAAATAGGATTAAGATTTCTGACTATCAACCAAACGAGTTCTCTGACAACAGTGCTTGGGGGCGGGCTAGAGTCCCAGAGTAAAACTCACTGCATAATCATTCTGatggttaaaaaaaattcctctttggtaaacaagaggccatctagctcagaagcaacaagacccacatggaagaagcacaccagccctgtgagcatgaggtgttcaagggatcagttatcaggcatcaaaaagaaaaagaaaaaagaaggggggagtggggagggaggagggaagaggaaaatgaggagccgatttcaggagcccaagcagaaagcgagacttttgagcatgatgagggcaatgaatgtataagtgtgctttacacaactgatgtatgtgtggattgtgataagagttgtacgagcccccaaaaaatgattttaaaaataaatgaaagaaagaaagaaatcatatcattgtgaatgagagggagtgcggagtggtgacccaaagcccatctgtaggtaattggacatccccttataggagggtagcagggaggagacaaagccagtcagggtgcagggaagcaaggatgaaacacataattttcctctagtccatgaatgcttccccccctcactatcatgatccgaattctaccttacaaatccagctagaccaaggatgtacattggtacagataggaactggaaacacagggaatccaggaaagatgaacccttcaggaccagtggtgagagtggcgataccgggagggtggagggaaggtggggtcgaaagggggaaccgattacaaagctctacatgtaacctcctccctgggggacagacaatagaaaagtgagtgaagagagacactggacagtgtaagacatgacaaaataataattataaattatcaagggctcataagagaaggaggggtggagagggaaggggaaatgagctgataacaagggctcaagtagaaagcaaatgttttgagaacaatgagggcaataaatgtacaaatgtgcttgacacaatgggtggatgtatggattgtgatgagttgtaagagcccccaataaaatgattacaacaaAAATTCCtctctcaaaaacaaaaaaataaaaaaattcctCTCTCAATGCTACAATCTCTCAGCACTGCTGTCTCCTCCTCTTCAAACCACCCTTCTCTGAAGAGCAAGTGCCGTCTCCACTCCCCAGTGAGCACTCACCACTCCAATCACTGAA
This genomic interval carries:
- the PIP4K2C gene encoding phosphatidylinositol 5-phosphate 4-kinase type-2 gamma — encoded protein: MASSSAPPATVPAATAGPGPGFGFASKTKKKHFVQQKVKVFRAADPLVGVFLWGVAHSINELSQVPLPVMLLPDDFKASSKIKVNNHLFHRENLPSHFKFKEYCPQVFRNLRDRFGIDDQDYLVSLTRSPPSESEGSDGRFLISYDRTLVIKEVSSEDIADMHSNLSNYHQYIVKCHGNTLLPQFLGMYRVSVDNEDCYMLVMRNMFSHRLPVHRKYDLKGSLVSREASDKEKVKELPTLKDMDFLNKNQKVYIGEEEKKVFLEKLKRDVEFLVQLKIMDYSLLLGIHDIIRGSEPEEEGPAREEEAEGEGDCGLTGPAAVVGSYGTSPEGIGGYIHSHRPLGPGEFESFIDVYAIRSAEGAPQKEVYFMGLIDILTQYDAKKKAAHAAKTVKHGAGAEISTVHPEQYAKRFLDFITNIFA